The following are encoded together in the Gordonia insulae genome:
- a CDS encoding pyridoxal phosphate-dependent aminotransferase gives MCQPGPVRTVSRLRPFGTTIFAEMSALAVEHSAVNLGQGFPDTDGPASMLTAAQRAIAEGHNQYPPGAGIPQLRHAVARHQRRHYELDYDPDTEILITVGATEAIAGSIVGLVEPGREVVMIEPYYDSYAATVAMAGGVRRTVPLVADGDGFRLDRARLAEAFGPATAVILVNSPHNPTGTVLSDDDLAEIARLCIEHDVIAVTDEVYEHLLFDGRVHTPLACFPGMRERTLRISSAAKTFNCTGWKVGWVSGPTDLVGAARSAKQFMSYVGSGPFQPAVAGALDEEMDWVHTSAADLASKRDLLSTALREAGFGVHRSEATYFVCADPRPLGFDDGETFCRTLPERIGVAAVPVSAFVDDVEPWRHMVRFAFSKRDDVITEAAQRLRLL, from the coding sequence ATGTGTCAGCCTGGACCCGTGCGCACCGTATCCCGCCTCCGCCCGTTCGGCACGACGATCTTCGCCGAGATGTCCGCCCTGGCCGTCGAACATTCGGCGGTCAATCTCGGCCAGGGGTTTCCCGACACCGACGGCCCCGCATCGATGCTCACGGCGGCGCAACGCGCGATCGCCGAGGGCCACAATCAATACCCGCCCGGTGCGGGAATCCCGCAGTTGCGTCACGCCGTCGCCCGACACCAGCGCCGCCACTATGAGCTCGACTACGACCCGGACACCGAGATCCTGATCACCGTCGGTGCGACCGAGGCGATCGCCGGTTCCATCGTGGGGCTGGTCGAGCCGGGCCGTGAGGTGGTGATGATCGAGCCGTACTACGACTCCTACGCCGCCACCGTCGCGATGGCCGGCGGAGTCCGCCGCACGGTACCGCTCGTCGCGGACGGCGACGGGTTCCGCCTGGACCGCGCACGGTTAGCGGAGGCATTCGGCCCGGCAACGGCGGTGATACTGGTGAATTCGCCGCACAATCCCACCGGCACCGTCCTCTCCGACGACGACCTCGCCGAGATCGCCCGCCTCTGCATCGAGCACGATGTGATCGCGGTGACCGACGAGGTCTACGAGCATCTCCTCTTCGACGGCCGGGTGCACACCCCCCTCGCCTGTTTCCCGGGCATGCGCGAGCGCACGCTCCGAATCTCGAGTGCCGCGAAGACTTTCAACTGCACCGGCTGGAAGGTCGGCTGGGTGAGCGGCCCGACCGACCTCGTCGGCGCCGCCCGTTCCGCGAAGCAGTTCATGTCGTATGTGGGGTCGGGGCCGTTCCAGCCGGCGGTCGCCGGTGCACTCGACGAGGAGATGGATTGGGTGCACACGTCGGCGGCGGACCTGGCCTCCAAACGCGACCTGCTGTCCACCGCATTGCGCGAGGCCGGGTTCGGTGTCCATCGCAGTGAGGCAACCTATTTCGTCTGCGCCGACCCACGACCACTCGGTTTCGACGACGGGGAGACCTTCTGCCGGACGCTGCCCGAGCGGATCGGGGTGGCAGCGGTGCCGGTCAGTGCGTTCGTCGACGATGTCGAGCCCTGGCGGCACATGGTGCGGTTCGCGTTCAGCAAGCGCGACGACGTGATCACCGAAGCGGCGCAACGTCTTCGGCTACTCTGA
- a CDS encoding LppU/SCO3897 family protein, with product MTTPPVPPHPDSPQGGNGPDPSQPPHSSSDGPAPEGAPQPPGGQEYPGAQQYPGAQQYPGAQPYPGAQQYPGAQQYPGAQPYPDAQQQPGAQPFPGAQQYPGAQQYPGAQPYPGAQQYPGAQPGGQQYPGAQPYPGAQQYPGAQQYPGAQPGGQQYPGAQPYPGAGQYPAGQYPGQPAGKKSNKKLWWIIGVVVVLVIAIIGVFAFITRDAVTDTDDVAVGDCVSITGNQTDDNISATKTDCSSSSKFTFFVAQKLTSGGQCPSDDYSRLYWTKGGEQTGEQLCLVPNLVQGECYQIPMGGLPTASLSDYKKVECGATKATGTEVVRVDQRTDGRPSCSSEQLSVYFALPKPTGFCLAEPTS from the coding sequence ATGACGACGCCGCCGGTTCCACCGCATCCGGATTCTCCGCAGGGGGGCAACGGCCCGGACCCCTCCCAGCCACCCCACTCGTCGAGTGATGGCCCCGCGCCCGAGGGGGCGCCACAGCCTCCGGGCGGGCAGGAGTATCCGGGTGCGCAGCAATACCCCGGTGCTCAGCAGTATCCCGGGGCTCAGCCGTATCCGGGTGCGCAGCAGTACCCCGGTGCTCAGCAGTACCCCGGAGCCCAGCCGTATCCCGATGCGCAGCAACAACCCGGGGCCCAGCCGTTTCCGGGTGCGCAGCAGTATCCCGGTGCTCAGCAGTACCCAGGTGCTCAGCCATATCCCGGTGCGCAGCAGTACCCCGGGGCTCAGCCGGGCGGTCAGCAGTATCCCGGGGCTCAGCCGTATCCCGGTGCCCAGCAGTACCCCGGTGCCCAGCAGTACCCCGGTGCTCAGCCGGGTGGACAGCAGTACCCGGGTGCCCAGCCGTATCCGGGGGCCGGTCAGTACCCCGCCGGGCAGTATCCCGGCCAGCCGGCGGGCAAGAAGTCGAACAAGAAACTCTGGTGGATCATCGGCGTGGTTGTGGTCCTGGTGATCGCCATCATCGGCGTGTTCGCGTTCATCACCCGTGACGCGGTGACCGACACCGACGACGTCGCGGTCGGCGACTGCGTCTCGATCACCGGTAACCAGACCGACGACAACATCAGCGCGACCAAGACGGATTGCTCGTCCAGCAGCAAGTTCACCTTCTTCGTCGCCCAGAAGCTCACCTCCGGCGGCCAGTGCCCATCCGACGACTACTCCCGGCTCTACTGGACCAAGGGCGGCGAGCAGACCGGCGAGCAGCTGTGCCTCGTCCCCAACCTGGTGCAGGGCGAGTGCTATCAGATCCCGATGGGGGGTCTGCCCACCGCCAGCCTGTCGGACTACAAGAAGGTCGAGTGCGGCGCCACCAAGGCGACCGGCACCGAGGTCGTGCGGGTGGATCAGCGCACCGACGGCCGGCCGTCGTGCAGCAGCGAGCAGTTGTCGGTGTACTTCGCGCTGCCCAAGCCGACCGGCTTCTGCCTGGCCGAACCGACGTCGTGA